From Prevotella melaninogenica, the proteins below share one genomic window:
- a CDS encoding AMP-binding protein, producing MEKIPSFNELIEKSIIEHWDRDALTDYKGKTLQYHDVARKIEKLHIMFEASGVKRGDKIALCGRNSSAWAASFLAVLTYGAVAVPILHEFMPEQIHNIVNHSDAKLLFVGDVVVTQIDAMKMPNLEGIIYIPDYSLVVSRTDKLTYAREHLNEEFGRRYPKYFRPEHIHYYREQSPDELALINYTSGTTGRSKGVMLPYRSLWSNADFAKHVLGHVIKPGDNVISILPMAHMYGMAFEFIYEFLSGVHIYYLTRIPSPAIISQALQEVKPVIMIAVPLVIEKIIRKKVFPKIQNNRMRLLLNMPVINKKVRAKIREQVYQAFGGNLYEIIIGGAALNGEIESFLRRIEFPYTVGYGATECGPIICYRDWKTFKQGSCGQAALHQEVRINSSDPVNVPGEILTKGPNVLLGYYKNEEDTGQTIDKDGWFHTGDLGLMDEDGNVFIKGRSKNMLLGSNGQNIYPEEIEDKLNSLPLVSECLVIQSGEKLIALVHPDYDEAQNLGLNADDLKNIMEENRTQLNTIVPAYCKVAEIRIQEEEFEKTPKKSIKRFLYTE from the coding sequence ATGGAAAAGATTCCGAGTTTTAATGAATTAATAGAGAAGAGTATCATCGAACATTGGGACCGTGATGCTCTAACAGATTATAAAGGCAAGACCCTTCAATATCATGATGTTGCAAGAAAGATTGAAAAGTTGCACATTATGTTTGAGGCAAGTGGTGTAAAACGTGGTGATAAGATAGCGCTATGTGGAAGAAACTCTTCTGCTTGGGCTGCTTCTTTCCTTGCAGTACTCACTTATGGTGCGGTAGCTGTGCCTATCTTGCATGAGTTTATGCCAGAGCAGATTCATAACATTGTCAATCACTCAGATGCAAAACTTCTTTTTGTAGGTGATGTCGTTGTGACTCAGATTGACGCCATGAAGATGCCAAACTTGGAGGGAATTATTTATATTCCAGATTACTCATTGGTAGTAAGTCGTACGGATAAGTTGACTTATGCACGTGAACATCTCAATGAGGAGTTTGGACGTCGTTACCCTAAGTACTTCCGTCCAGAGCATATACATTACTATCGTGAGCAGAGTCCAGACGAACTTGCTTTGATAAATTATACCAGTGGAACCACAGGTCGCTCTAAAGGTGTAATGCTTCCATACCGTTCTTTATGGAGCAATGCTGATTTTGCTAAGCATGTTTTAGGCCATGTAATTAAGCCCGGAGATAATGTTATCAGTATTCTTCCAATGGCTCACATGTATGGAATGGCATTCGAGTTTATCTATGAGTTTCTCTCAGGTGTTCACATTTACTATTTGACACGTATCCCTTCTCCTGCTATTATCTCTCAAGCACTTCAAGAAGTAAAGCCCGTTATTATGATTGCTGTACCTTTGGTAATTGAGAAGATTATTCGTAAGAAGGTATTCCCAAAGATTCAGAACAATCGTATGCGTCTTCTGCTGAATATGCCAGTAATTAATAAGAAGGTACGTGCAAAGATTCGTGAGCAGGTATATCAGGCCTTTGGTGGTAATCTTTACGAGATTATTATTGGTGGAGCAGCTCTCAATGGTGAAATCGAGAGTTTCTTACGTCGCATAGAGTTCCCATATACTGTAGGTTATGGTGCAACAGAATGTGGTCCAATTATCTGTTATCGTGATTGGAAGACTTTTAAGCAGGGCTCTTGTGGTCAGGCTGCTTTACACCAGGAAGTACGTATCAATAGTTCTGATCCAGTAAACGTACCAGGTGAAATCTTGACCAAGGGACCTAATGTTCTTCTTGGTTACTATAAGAATGAAGAAGATACAGGTCAGACGATTGACAAGGATGGTTGGTTCCATACCGGTGACCTTGGTTTGATGGATGAGGATGGTAACGTCTTTATTAAGGGACGTTCTAAGAATATGCTTCTTGGAAGTAATGGGCAAAATATCTACCCAGAGGAGATAGAGGATAAACTTAATTCTCTGCCTCTCGTAAGTGAATGTTTAGTTATTCAGAGTGGTGAAAAGCTTATTGCCTTAGTTCATCCTGATTATGACGAAGCTCAGAACTTAGGACTCAATGCGGATGACCTCAAGAATATTATGGAGGAAAACCGCACACAGTTGAATACAATTGTACCAGCTTACTGCAAGGTTGCTGAGATACGTATTCAAGAAGAGGAGTTTGAAAAGACACCAAAGAAGTCAATCAAGCGATTCTTATACACAGAATAA
- a CDS encoding cation diffusion facilitator family transporter: protein MSNKIERSSQEKRTAFVVVFAFCVMLAEIVVGLSSHSMALFADGVHMGSHVLVIGLNWAAYVLVRYLQNKGTTHYDTEKILNLAAFTSGIFLIFTAIFIIVEAVERLSSHGEIHNYELALTTAGIGLVANTISASILHGHHGTADYNSHAAYLHVLSDALTEIGAIIGILCAMFWNITWIDSAVAVVSALVVLRWAKRLLWDTGRSLTML, encoded by the coding sequence ATGTCAAACAAGATAGAACGTTCTTCACAAGAAAAACGTACTGCCTTTGTGGTAGTCTTCGCTTTCTGTGTTATGCTTGCTGAAATTGTTGTGGGACTATCTTCCCACTCAATGGCACTCTTTGCAGATGGCGTTCACATGGGTTCACACGTATTGGTTATCGGACTCAATTGGGCAGCCTACGTGTTGGTACGCTACTTACAAAACAAGGGTACGACCCATTACGATACAGAAAAGATACTAAACTTAGCTGCTTTCACAAGTGGTATATTTCTGATTTTCACAGCTATCTTTATTATCGTAGAAGCAGTAGAACGATTATCTTCACATGGAGAAATCCACAACTATGAATTGGCATTAACAACAGCAGGAATAGGTTTGGTAGCAAACACTATTAGTGCTTCAATCCTTCATGGACATCATGGTACAGCAGATTACAATAGCCATGCAGCCTACCTCCATGTCCTTTCAGATGCTCTAACAGAGATTGGAGCAATCATCGGAATACTCTGTGCCATGTTTTGGAACATTACTTGGATTGACTCAGCAGTAGCCGTTGTCAGCGCATTGGTTGTTCTCCGTTGGGCAAAACGATTATTATGGGATACTGGCAGATCGCTAACAATGTTATAG
- a CDS encoding Cof-type HAD-IIB family hydrolase, with amino-acid sequence MAIKAAFFDIDGTLVSFKTHQIPASTIKAIEQAKEQGVKIFISTGRPVAIINNIDAIRHLIDGYITFNGARSFVGEEDITLMPIPETEVRAMIEDASRRDYAVLVCGRDVVALHNHKPIFDEIFVQDLGVNNIDINKPVEPLLSQPVLQLTPFFSEEDEKAISSSMPHCVSARWHPNFTDITVQGADKGNALKQMSKHLGIGLEECIAFGDGGNDMTILQTAGIGVAMGNAYEGVKAVADYVTTSVDEDGIRNAFIHFGIINN; translated from the coding sequence ATGGCAATAAAAGCTGCATTCTTCGACATAGATGGTACGTTAGTATCCTTTAAGACGCACCAGATTCCAGCATCTACGATAAAGGCTATTGAGCAGGCAAAAGAACAAGGTGTAAAGATTTTCATCTCCACCGGACGCCCTGTAGCCATCATCAATAACATTGATGCCATCCGTCATCTTATTGATGGATATATTACTTTTAATGGTGCGCGTTCCTTTGTTGGCGAAGAAGATATCACTTTGATGCCTATTCCCGAAACCGAGGTACGCGCAATGATTGAGGATGCCAGCCGTCGCGACTATGCCGTTTTAGTATGTGGCCGAGATGTTGTTGCACTTCATAATCATAAACCTATCTTTGACGAGATTTTCGTCCAAGACTTAGGTGTTAACAATATCGATATCAATAAACCTGTAGAGCCACTGCTCAGCCAACCCGTTCTGCAGCTAACACCTTTCTTCAGTGAAGAAGATGAGAAGGCTATTTCCTCATCAATGCCACACTGTGTATCAGCACGTTGGCATCCAAATTTCACCGATATTACTGTACAAGGAGCTGACAAAGGGAACGCATTGAAGCAGATGTCAAAGCATCTCGGTATCGGTTTGGAAGAATGTATTGCCTTCGGTGATGGTGGCAATGACATGACGATTCTCCAAACAGCCGGTATCGGTGTCGCAATGGGAAATGCCTATGAAGGAGTAAAGGCTGTGGCTGACTATGTCACAACAAGTGTAGATGAGGACGGCATACGAAATGCCTTCATACATTTCGGAATTATAAACAACTAA
- the tnpC gene encoding IS66 family transposase, with translation MKEQVTDISKVLQDMTEEMRLLRETVNQQYAEIMKLNRNINALNLQIRKKDTELTNLRERLAKYENPDKNSNNSSTPPSKERMNDEVIRRTRSLRKPSGKKPGGQKGHDGHKLSCSSIPDEIIDEVPNYCTRCGESLSDAERVLDYVTQVISIPELKPVIKEIRHYVMVCKNCGERIRTAPRRRSNNVVYASSVKTLVVYLSVVQFLPYGRIASFLREVFSLTPSEGSLVNWVNEAKRNAQPVIDKIKEYIKSSAVVGFDESGLYCNKRLDWAWIAQTVYYTLLFRADGRGSKVLADKFGDSLERMTAVTDRHSAYFALHFLNHQVCLAHLLRELQYLSELNTEQEWSGKVTNLFREAIHERNTNPNDVIDKVSWTRRLDNLLKQSIEKLGKKFITFRKGLVKCRDYIFNFLENPMIPFDNNGSERGIRKLKIKLKNSCTFRSDFGADAFLELHSIVETAKKHDKTPYNVIQALFKV, from the coding sequence ATGAAAGAGCAAGTTACGGACATATCAAAAGTATTACAAGACATGACAGAAGAGATGCGATTGTTGCGTGAAACTGTCAATCAGCAGTATGCCGAGATTATGAAATTGAACCGTAACATAAATGCTCTGAACCTCCAAATCCGTAAGAAAGATACGGAACTTACAAACTTACGGGAACGCTTAGCTAAATATGAAAACCCAGACAAGAACTCTAATAACAGCAGTACTCCGCCAAGCAAGGAGCGTATGAATGATGAGGTTATCAGAAGAACAAGAAGCCTCCGTAAGCCAAGTGGTAAGAAGCCGGGAGGACAAAAGGGGCATGATGGGCATAAGTTGTCTTGCTCTTCCATACCTGACGAGATAATCGATGAGGTACCCAACTATTGCACTCGTTGCGGAGAATCTTTATCAGATGCAGAACGTGTGCTTGATTATGTGACACAGGTTATTTCCATTCCAGAGTTGAAGCCCGTAATCAAGGAAATCCGACACTATGTGATGGTATGCAAGAACTGTGGTGAACGTATTCGGACGGCACCAAGAAGGCGGTCAAATAACGTGGTATATGCTTCAAGCGTAAAGACTTTAGTGGTTTATCTGAGTGTCGTGCAATTTCTTCCATACGGTCGTATAGCAAGTTTTTTGCGTGAGGTATTCAGTCTCACTCCAAGCGAAGGCTCGCTGGTGAACTGGGTGAATGAGGCAAAGAGAAATGCGCAACCTGTGATTGATAAGATTAAAGAATATATCAAGTCATCAGCAGTTGTTGGTTTCGATGAGAGCGGCTTGTACTGTAACAAAAGACTCGACTGGGCATGGATTGCACAGACTGTTTATTACACATTGCTTTTCCGTGCTGATGGAAGAGGATCGAAGGTATTAGCAGACAAATTTGGCGATAGCTTGGAACGAATGACTGCCGTTACCGACCGCCATAGCGCATACTTTGCACTCCATTTCCTCAACCATCAGGTATGCCTTGCTCACTTACTCCGCGAACTGCAATATCTCTCAGAGTTGAACACTGAGCAAGAGTGGTCTGGAAAAGTAACCAATCTGTTCCGTGAAGCTATTCACGAGCGAAATACCAATCCGAACGACGTTATAGACAAGGTGTCATGGACCCGACGTTTAGACAATCTGCTCAAACAGAGTATAGAGAAGCTTGGTAAAAAGTTTATTACGTTCAGAAAAGGCTTGGTCAAATGCAGAGATTACATTTTCAATTTCCTCGAAAATCCGATGATACCATTTGACAATAATGGAAGCGAAAGGGGAATACGCAAGCTAAAAATCAAACTGAAGAACTCCTGTACATTTCGTTCAGACTTCGGAGCAGACGCTTTCCTTGAACTTCATTCGATTGTAGAAACAGCGAAGAAGCACGACAAAACTCCATATAATGTGATTCAAGCCTTATTTAAGGTTTGA
- the trmB gene encoding tRNA (guanosine(46)-N7)-methyltransferase TrmB has translation MSKGKLKKFAEMETFKNVFQYPYGVISEVPFEMRGHWREQYFHNDNPIVLELGCGKGEYTVGLARVYPNINFIGVDIKGARIYTGAKQALEEGLDNVAFLRTSIEIIDRFFSEDEVQEIWLTFSDPQMKNVHKRLTSTFFMNRYRRFLIDGGIVHLKTDSNFLFTYTTYMVNVNHLPVLFRTEDLYGNELSEGRVAENQMDEKTREILGIHTYYENQWIERGLNIKYMKFQLPREGELVEPDVEIELDDYRSFKRTKRSGLTTSK, from the coding sequence ATGAGTAAAGGTAAGTTAAAGAAATTTGCAGAGATGGAAACGTTTAAGAACGTTTTCCAATATCCTTATGGCGTTATCAGTGAAGTTCCGTTTGAAATGAGAGGGCATTGGCGTGAACAGTATTTCCATAACGATAACCCGATTGTACTTGAGTTGGGATGTGGTAAGGGTGAATATACTGTTGGTTTGGCACGTGTTTACCCTAATATCAACTTTATTGGCGTTGATATTAAGGGGGCTCGTATCTATACAGGTGCTAAACAAGCTTTGGAAGAAGGGTTGGATAATGTAGCTTTCTTGCGTACCAGCATTGAGATTATCGACCGTTTCTTTAGCGAAGATGAGGTGCAAGAGATATGGCTTACCTTCTCGGATCCTCAGATGAAGAACGTGCATAAGCGTCTGACTTCTACCTTCTTCATGAATCGTTATCGTCGTTTCTTGATAGATGGTGGTATTGTTCATCTTAAGACGGATTCAAACTTCCTCTTTACATATACTACCTACATGGTTAATGTGAACCATTTGCCAGTTCTGTTCCGTACGGAAGACCTCTATGGTAATGAGTTAAGCGAGGGGAGGGTAGCTGAGAATCAGATGGATGAGAAGACACGTGAGATTCTTGGTATTCATACTTATTATGAGAATCAATGGATTGAACGTGGATTGAACATCAAGTATATGAAGTTCCAGTTACCAAGAGAAGGTGAACTGGTAGAGCCAGATGTTGAGATTGAACTTGATGATTACCGCTCATTTAAGCGCACGAAACGCAGTGGATTGACTACGAGTAAGTAG